In Synechococcus sp. CB0101, a genomic segment contains:
- a CDS encoding chloride channel protein: MSVDRNALAALLTWLGLGLLLGLLERPYQWLSQLGFELQRRLWLDAVGVPWQGAALVFVGALLLLWLAWGPLAAGRGGGLTPALAMQQGAPEAAMQERLSLRTQLIRLPLMVLTHLAGMSVGVESPSASLGAACFLAMRRRWPNHGAWAGMPLPLFTAIGAGAGLGAAFRSPLLGVTYAIEELSREKGLPLVLPTLLVAGSGALVASRLGQPARLAGLELGMLPGHLWGWALLVTVLGALLGALFVRLLIPLAGWLGRRLRAQHLPVAVAVAGVLTLLALLSGGLSLNDGSLSLAAELQGEPGGTAATLLWRYLASLLSIAAGSPGGLMHDSMSLGSLLAAPLRFLPPEAQAQLAAIGATALFAAANRTPLFCALFVFTLQGDPQLLLPLLLASAISAALAEPLRGITWNEAQVDMSLLQRRP, from the coding sequence GTGAGTGTCGACCGCAACGCCCTCGCGGCGCTGCTCACCTGGCTTGGCCTGGGCCTCCTGCTCGGGCTGCTGGAGCGGCCGTATCAGTGGCTGTCGCAACTGGGCTTTGAATTGCAACGCCGCCTCTGGCTTGATGCCGTAGGTGTGCCCTGGCAAGGGGCGGCGTTGGTGTTCGTGGGGGCCTTGCTCTTGCTTTGGCTGGCCTGGGGGCCGTTGGCTGCTGGTCGGGGCGGCGGGCTCACCCCTGCCCTGGCGATGCAGCAGGGTGCCCCGGAAGCGGCGATGCAGGAGCGTCTCAGCTTGCGCACGCAGCTCATCCGCCTCCCCTTGATGGTGCTCACCCACCTGGCGGGCATGAGTGTGGGGGTCGAGTCGCCGTCCGCCAGCCTTGGCGCCGCGTGCTTCCTGGCGATGCGTCGCCGCTGGCCCAACCATGGCGCCTGGGCGGGCATGCCTCTGCCGCTGTTCACGGCCATCGGTGCCGGCGCCGGCCTTGGGGCCGCGTTCCGCTCACCCCTCCTGGGGGTGACCTACGCCATCGAAGAGCTCAGCCGCGAGAAAGGGCTGCCGCTGGTGCTGCCCACTCTGTTGGTGGCCGGCAGTGGCGCGTTGGTGGCCTCCCGCCTCGGCCAGCCGGCTCGCCTCGCAGGCCTGGAGCTCGGGATGCTGCCTGGGCATCTCTGGGGGTGGGCGCTGCTGGTCACCGTGCTCGGTGCGCTGCTCGGTGCTCTGTTTGTACGCCTCCTGATTCCCCTGGCCGGTTGGCTGGGCCGGCGTTTGCGGGCGCAGCACCTGCCGGTTGCGGTGGCGGTGGCAGGCGTGCTCACGCTGTTGGCGTTGCTCAGTGGCGGCCTCAGCCTCAACGATGGGTCCCTGTCGCTGGCGGCTGAGCTGCAGGGTGAGCCGGGCGGCACGGCCGCCACGCTGCTTTGGCGCTATCTGGCCTCGCTGCTGAGCATTGCGGCGGGTTCGCCCGGGGGCCTGATGCACGACAGCATGAGTCTGGGGTCGTTGCTTGCAGCACCGCTGCGATTCCTGCCGCCTGAGGCCCAGGCCCAGCTGGCGGCCATCGGTGCCACCGCCCTGTTTGCCGCTGCCAATCGCACGCCCTTGTTCTGTGCCTTGTTCGTGTTCACCCTGCAGGGAGATCCCCAGCTGTTGCTTCCGTTGTTGCTGGCGAGTGCGATCAGTGCGGCCCTGGCCGAGCCCCTGCGGGGCATCACCTGGAATGAAGCGCAGGTCGACATGTCGTTGCTGCAACGCAGGCCATGA
- a CDS encoding bifunctional (p)ppGpp synthetase/guanosine-3',5'-bis(diphosphate) 3'-pyrophosphohydrolase yields the protein MLQAVTGTAEAAAPSHASPAIGVRQIHGPSDYGIELPEWLCRCIEHVPPGAGDSCPTDAEGLLASAFHFAFQLHDGQVRASGEPYICHPVAVADLLRDIGASAGVIAAGFLHDVVEDTDVTPEEIEQHFGLEVRGLVEGVTKLGGIHFTNKTEAQAENLRRMFLAMASDIRVVLVKLADRLHNMRTLGALKPEKQQRIARETREIYGPLANRLGIGRFKWELEDLAFKILEPEAYRDVQQQVASKRSDREERLGVTVQLLRDRLAGVGLADCEVSGRPKHLYGIWSKMERQQKAFHEIYDVAALRIICPNLESCYRALAVVHDTFRPIPGRFKDYIGLPKPNGYQSLHTAVIGRHRPIEVQIRTAEMHRVAEFGIAAHWKYKEGGSPAATGSDAERFNWLRQLVDWQKDGVGDDSNDFLRSIKEDLFDEEVFVFTPKGDVVGLRKGSTAVDFAYRIHSEVGNHCQGVRINDRLCPLATPLQNGDFVQVVTSKSAHPSLDWLNFVATPTARNRIRHWYKKSHRDENIQRGTDMLERELGRDGFDALLNGEAMARVAKRCNLVATEDLLAAIGFGGVTLHQVLNRLREELRLASSEAQPVLSNEELARKVEAQASAAPAAPVSTHGEASPILGLEGLEYRMGGCCSPLPGEAIVGTVALGNHGITIHRQDCSNLSSVPVERRLPVRWNPQASDELRRRYPVQLRIEVLDRVGVLKDILTRLSDHRINVSDARVRTNPGKPARIDLRVELQSAHQLRDTLDQIRSMADVLDIARTGIGS from the coding sequence ATGCTCCAGGCGGTGACCGGCACAGCGGAAGCGGCGGCTCCAAGCCACGCCAGCCCTGCGATCGGTGTGCGCCAGATCCATGGCCCCAGCGATTACGGCATCGAGCTGCCCGAATGGCTCTGCCGCTGCATCGAGCATGTGCCCCCCGGGGCAGGCGATAGCTGCCCCACCGACGCCGAAGGTCTGCTGGCGTCCGCCTTCCACTTCGCCTTTCAGCTCCACGACGGCCAGGTGCGGGCCAGTGGTGAGCCCTACATCTGTCATCCCGTGGCGGTGGCCGATCTCCTGCGCGACATCGGCGCCAGTGCCGGCGTGATCGCCGCCGGCTTCCTGCATGACGTGGTGGAGGACACCGACGTCACCCCTGAAGAGATCGAGCAGCACTTCGGGCTGGAGGTGCGCGGCCTGGTGGAGGGGGTGACCAAGCTCGGCGGCATTCACTTCACCAACAAAACTGAGGCCCAGGCCGAAAACCTGCGCCGCATGTTCCTGGCCATGGCCAGCGACATCCGCGTGGTGCTGGTGAAGCTGGCCGACCGGCTCCACAACATGCGCACCCTTGGTGCGCTCAAGCCGGAGAAGCAGCAGCGGATTGCTCGCGAAACCCGCGAGATCTATGGCCCGCTCGCCAACCGCCTTGGCATCGGCCGCTTCAAATGGGAACTGGAGGATCTGGCGTTCAAGATCCTCGAGCCCGAGGCCTACCGCGATGTGCAGCAGCAGGTGGCGAGCAAGCGCAGCGACCGCGAGGAGCGCCTTGGTGTCACGGTGCAGCTGCTGCGCGATCGCCTGGCGGGAGTGGGTTTGGCCGACTGCGAGGTGAGCGGCAGGCCCAAACATCTCTATGGCATCTGGAGCAAAATGGAGCGCCAGCAGAAGGCGTTCCACGAGATCTACGACGTGGCCGCGCTGCGGATCATCTGCCCGAATCTCGAGAGTTGCTACCGGGCGTTGGCGGTGGTGCACGACACCTTTCGCCCGATTCCTGGTCGCTTCAAGGACTACATCGGTCTGCCGAAACCCAACGGTTACCAATCCCTGCATACGGCGGTGATCGGTCGGCATCGGCCGATTGAGGTGCAGATCCGCACGGCCGAAATGCATCGCGTAGCTGAATTCGGCATTGCCGCCCACTGGAAATACAAAGAAGGCGGTTCGCCCGCGGCCACTGGCTCCGATGCCGAGCGCTTCAACTGGCTGCGGCAGCTGGTGGATTGGCAGAAGGATGGTGTCGGCGACGACAGCAACGACTTCCTGCGTTCGATCAAGGAAGACCTCTTCGATGAAGAGGTGTTTGTGTTCACGCCCAAGGGCGATGTGGTGGGCCTGCGCAAAGGATCCACGGCTGTGGATTTCGCCTACCGCATTCACTCGGAGGTGGGCAATCACTGCCAGGGTGTGCGCATCAACGATCGCCTCTGCCCCCTCGCCACGCCTCTGCAGAACGGCGATTTCGTGCAGGTGGTCACGTCCAAATCGGCGCACCCGAGCCTCGATTGGCTCAACTTCGTGGCCACGCCTACGGCGCGTAATCGCATCCGCCATTGGTACAAAAAGAGCCACCGCGATGAGAACATCCAGCGCGGCACCGACATGCTCGAGCGGGAGCTGGGGCGTGATGGCTTTGATGCCCTGCTCAACGGGGAGGCCATGGCCCGGGTGGCCAAGCGCTGCAACTTGGTGGCCACTGAAGACCTGCTGGCGGCCATCGGCTTTGGGGGCGTCACCCTGCATCAGGTGCTCAACCGCCTGCGGGAGGAGCTGCGCCTGGCTTCGTCTGAAGCCCAGCCGGTGCTCAGCAACGAGGAACTGGCCCGCAAGGTCGAAGCCCAGGCTTCGGCAGCGCCGGCGGCTCCAGTCAGCACCCATGGCGAAGCCAGCCCGATCCTGGGGCTCGAGGGCCTGGAATACCGCATGGGCGGCTGCTGCAGCCCCCTACCCGGCGAAGCGATTGTGGGCACCGTGGCCCTCGGCAACCACGGCATCACCATTCACCGTCAGGACTGTTCCAACCTCAGCTCGGTGCCGGTGGAGCGCCGTTTGCCGGTGCGGTGGAACCCGCAAGCCTCCGATGAACTGCGCCGCCGCTACCCGGTGCAGCTGCGCATCGAGGTGCTCGATCGCGTTGGCGTTCTCAAAGACATCCTCACGCGGCTCTCCGATCACCGCATCAACGTGAGCGATGCGCGCGTGCGCACCAATCCCGGTAAGCCGGCCCGCATCGACTTGCGGGTGGAGCTGCAGAGCGCCCACCAGCTGCGCGACACCCTCGACCAGATCCGCTCCATGGCGGATGTGCTCGACATCGCCCGCACCGGCATCGGCTCGTGA
- a CDS encoding ABC transporter ATP-binding protein, whose protein sequence is MAARQTSGPVLQLDQLVVRYPGSSADTLAGLNVRLNPGERLALVGPSGCGKSTVARAVLQLLPQGSVCSGGLQLCGEDPRRLKRSALRRLRGEAVGLVFQDPMTRLNPLLSIGEHLSDTLAQHRPSWKRHQVRLRAEMLLERVGISCDRYGSYPHEFSGGMRQRLAIALAMALEPALVIADEPTTSLDVAVAGQVMEELCRLCEESGTALLLISHDLAMAGRWCQRIAVLDQGRLVEQAPSTQLLTTPQSDLGQRLVHAARAREGSRTPAAPAEAPLLIELEDLRCWHPLPGLPWQRRWYRAVDGVRLQLRQGETVGVVGASGCGKSTLCRALMGLAPVRGGAVRLEGQDLRRLRGEPLRRARRRIQMVFQDPLACLNPVMTVADAIADPLLIHGLASRAEARERARELLASVGLNPPEAFAGRLPRQLSGGQQQRVAIARALVLQPQVLLCDESVSMLDAEIQAEVLQLLRELQERLGLGMIFVTHDLSVASGFCQRVIVLDGGRIVEQGPGDQLLEHPEAPITRTLVEACPRLPQPASSHH, encoded by the coding sequence ATGGCCGCCCGCCAGACCTCCGGCCCGGTGCTGCAGCTCGATCAGCTGGTGGTGCGCTACCCCGGCAGCAGTGCCGACACCCTGGCGGGCCTGAACGTGCGCCTGAACCCGGGCGAACGCCTGGCCCTGGTGGGCCCCTCCGGCTGTGGCAAGAGCACGGTGGCGCGGGCGGTGCTGCAGCTGTTGCCCCAAGGGAGCGTGTGCAGCGGCGGGCTGCAGCTCTGCGGCGAAGATCCGCGCCGGCTGAAACGCAGCGCCCTGCGGCGGCTGCGGGGTGAAGCCGTGGGCCTGGTGTTTCAGGACCCGATGACGCGGCTCAATCCACTGCTGAGCATCGGCGAACACCTCAGCGACACCCTGGCCCAACACCGCCCCAGCTGGAAGCGCCATCAGGTGCGGCTGCGGGCCGAGATGTTGCTGGAGCGGGTGGGCATCAGCTGCGATCGCTATGGCAGCTACCCCCACGAATTCAGCGGTGGCATGCGCCAACGCCTGGCGATCGCCCTGGCGATGGCGCTGGAGCCGGCGCTGGTGATCGCCGATGAACCCACCACCAGCCTCGATGTGGCGGTGGCCGGGCAGGTGATGGAAGAGCTCTGCCGGCTATGCGAGGAATCAGGCACGGCCCTGCTCCTGATCAGCCACGACCTGGCGATGGCAGGCCGCTGGTGCCAGCGGATCGCCGTGCTCGATCAAGGCCGCCTGGTGGAGCAAGCGCCTTCCACCCAACTGCTCACCACGCCGCAATCTGATCTCGGCCAACGGTTGGTGCACGCTGCCCGTGCCCGTGAAGGCAGCCGAACGCCGGCGGCTCCAGCCGAAGCACCGCTGCTGATCGAACTCGAGGATCTGCGCTGCTGGCACCCGCTGCCGGGTCTGCCCTGGCAGCGGCGTTGGTATCGCGCCGTGGATGGCGTGAGACTGCAGCTGCGCCAGGGCGAAACCGTGGGCGTGGTGGGGGCCTCGGGCTGCGGCAAGAGCACCCTCTGCCGGGCCTTGATGGGGCTGGCACCGGTGCGCGGCGGCGCGGTGCGCCTTGAGGGCCAGGATCTGCGCCGGCTGCGGGGCGAGCCGCTGCGGCGGGCGCGGCGACGCATCCAGATGGTGTTTCAAGACCCGCTGGCCTGCCTCAACCCGGTGATGACAGTGGCCGATGCCATCGCTGATCCACTGCTGATTCACGGGCTGGCGAGCCGCGCCGAAGCCCGCGAACGGGCCCGGGAGCTGCTGGCTTCGGTTGGGCTCAACCCACCGGAAGCCTTCGCTGGCCGCCTGCCCCGCCAGCTCTCGGGCGGCCAACAGCAGCGGGTGGCGATTGCGCGCGCCCTGGTGCTGCAACCACAGGTGCTGCTCTGCGATGAAAGCGTGAGCATGCTCGACGCCGAGATCCAAGCCGAGGTGTTGCAGCTGCTGCGGGAGCTACAGGAACGGCTGGGGCTCGGGATGATCTTTGTGACGCACGATCTCTCGGTAGCCAGCGGCTTCTGCCAGCGGGTGATCGTGCTCGACGGGGGCCGGATCGTGGAGCAGGGGCCTGGGGATCAACTGCTGGAGCATCCCGAAGCCCCGATCACTCGCACCTTGGTGGAGGCGTGCCCGCGACTGCCTCAGCCAGCCAGCTCCCACCACTGA
- a CDS encoding Nif11-like leader peptide family natural product precursor, protein MAEHSLQAFIVAVRQDPALQQQLSATSAADADEVAAIARQAGFEVRPSDLVNHAGGTLVDYEDEDYFMKPQWWELAG, encoded by the coding sequence ATGGCCGAGCACAGCCTGCAAGCCTTCATCGTTGCCGTGCGTCAGGACCCTGCCTTGCAGCAGCAGCTGTCTGCCACGTCAGCAGCGGATGCGGATGAGGTGGCAGCAATCGCACGCCAGGCCGGCTTTGAGGTGCGCCCCTCCGATCTGGTGAACCATGCCGGCGGCACCCTCGTGGATTACGAAGACGAGGACTATTTCATGAAGCCTCAGTGGTGGGAGCTGGCTGGCTGA
- the ylqF gene encoding ribosome biogenesis GTPase YlqF, which yields MSELLSSAAPAIQWYPGHIAKAERSLTGNLAKVDLVIEVRDARIPTATGHPRLQRWISGKQHLLVLNRRDMIPKAAQDAWDAWFRSQGQTPWWSDAKAGTGVKQLQQAAIRAGDALNERRRSRGMRPRPVRALMLGFPNVGKSALINRLVRQKVVDSARRAGVTRSLRWVRLGQDLDLLDAPGVLPPRLDDQLAALRLALCDDIGQAAYDGEAVAMAFVQMLAGLEGTAASGVKPGLLESRYGVPVPPLESAIPITGHSVQAVQNQDGAPVGPARPLRPDAHGWLEAAAARHTSGDTARMAQRFLDDFRRGMLGPLALELP from the coding sequence GTGAGTGAGTTGCTGAGTTCCGCCGCCCCGGCCATTCAGTGGTACCCGGGGCATATCGCCAAGGCGGAGCGCTCGCTCACCGGCAACCTCGCCAAGGTGGATTTGGTGATTGAGGTGCGCGATGCGCGCATCCCCACCGCCACGGGCCACCCGCGCCTGCAGCGCTGGATCTCCGGCAAGCAGCACCTGCTGGTGCTGAATCGGCGCGACATGATCCCCAAAGCGGCCCAAGACGCCTGGGATGCCTGGTTTCGCAGCCAGGGCCAAACCCCCTGGTGGAGCGATGCCAAAGCCGGCACCGGCGTGAAGCAGCTGCAGCAGGCGGCGATCCGCGCCGGGGATGCGCTCAATGAACGCCGCCGCTCCCGGGGCATGCGGCCCCGGCCGGTGCGGGCCCTGATGCTCGGCTTCCCGAACGTGGGCAAGTCGGCCCTGATCAACCGCCTCGTGCGCCAGAAGGTGGTGGACAGCGCCCGCCGCGCCGGCGTGACCCGCAGCCTGCGCTGGGTGCGCCTCGGGCAAGACCTGGATCTGCTGGATGCCCCGGGCGTGCTGCCGCCGCGACTCGACGACCAGCTGGCTGCCCTGCGGCTTGCCCTGTGCGACGACATCGGCCAGGCCGCCTACGACGGTGAAGCCGTGGCCATGGCCTTCGTGCAGATGTTGGCGGGCTTGGAAGGTACGGCAGCCTCCGGTGTGAAGCCCGGACTGCTCGAGAGCCGCTACGGGGTTCCGGTGCCGCCGCTGGAGAGCGCTATCCCGATTACTGGTCATTCTGTACAGGCTGTACAGAATCAGGATGGTGCCCCTGTTGGGCCTGCGCGCCCCCTGCGCCCCGACGCCCATGGCTGGCTGGAGGCCGCGGCAGCCCGGCACACCAGCGGCGACACCGCTCGCATGGCGCAGCGCTTTCTCGACGATTTCCGCCGGGGCATGCTGGGCCCTCTGGCCCTGGAACTGCCGTGA
- a CDS encoding universal stress protein: MFETVLFPIDRSRQAAETAATALKLAQQHQSKLVVLSVVEPEQDDPAAVAELLEQARSRFQEQGVSCGVIEREGKPAFVICDVADEINADVIVMGTRGLTLEADEAPSTASRVIQLAPCPVLVVP, from the coding sequence ATGTTCGAGACCGTTCTCTTCCCGATCGATCGCAGCCGTCAGGCGGCTGAAACCGCCGCCACGGCCCTCAAGCTCGCCCAGCAGCACCAGAGCAAGTTGGTGGTGCTCTCGGTGGTGGAGCCCGAGCAGGACGACCCCGCGGCCGTTGCTGAGCTGCTGGAGCAGGCGCGCAGCCGCTTTCAGGAGCAGGGGGTGAGCTGTGGCGTGATCGAGCGGGAGGGCAAGCCTGCTTTCGTGATCTGCGATGTGGCTGATGAGATCAATGCCGATGTGATCGTGATGGGCACGCGAGGGCTCACGCTGGAGGCTGATGAAGCGCCCAGCACCGCCTCGCGCGTGATCCAGCTGGCGCCCTGCCCTGTGTTGGTGGTTCCGTGA
- the pgk gene encoding phosphoglycerate kinase: MAKRSLASLSADELRGKRVLVRVDFNVPLNDAGAITDDTRIRAALPTINDLTGKGAKVILSAHFGRPKGQVNEGMRLTPVAARLSELLGKSVVKTDSCIGPDAEAKVAAMAEGDVVLLENVRFFAEEEKNEGDFAKQLAALADVYVNDAFGAAHRAHASTEGVTQYLSPSVAGYLMEKELQYLQGAIDEPKRPLAAIVGGSKVSSKIGVLEALLDKCDKILVGGGMIFTFYKARGLAVGKSLVEEDKLELAKELEAKAAAKGVQFLLPTDVVLADNFAPDANSQIAKVDAIPDGWMGLDIGPDSVKVFQDALADCKTVIWNGPMGVFEFDAFAAGTNAIATTLADLSGKGCCTIIGGGDSVAAVEKAGLADKMSHISTGGGASLELLEGKVLPGVAALDEA, encoded by the coding sequence ATGGCGAAGCGTTCCCTGGCCAGCCTCTCCGCTGATGAACTGCGCGGTAAGCGCGTGCTGGTTCGGGTCGACTTCAACGTGCCCCTCAACGATGCCGGCGCCATCACCGATGACACCCGCATCCGCGCCGCCCTGCCCACCATCAACGACCTCACCGGCAAGGGCGCCAAGGTGATCCTCTCGGCCCACTTCGGCCGTCCCAAGGGTCAGGTGAACGAGGGCATGCGCCTCACCCCCGTGGCCGCCCGCCTGAGCGAGCTGCTGGGCAAGAGCGTGGTGAAGACCGACAGCTGCATCGGCCCCGATGCCGAAGCCAAGGTGGCGGCCATGGCCGAGGGCGACGTGGTGCTGCTCGAGAACGTGCGCTTCTTCGCTGAAGAAGAGAAGAATGAAGGCGACTTCGCCAAGCAGCTGGCAGCCCTGGCTGATGTGTACGTGAACGACGCCTTCGGCGCCGCCCACCGCGCCCACGCCTCCACCGAGGGCGTGACCCAGTACCTGAGCCCCAGCGTGGCCGGCTACCTGATGGAGAAGGAGCTGCAGTACCTGCAGGGCGCCATCGACGAGCCCAAGCGCCCCCTGGCCGCGATCGTGGGTGGCTCCAAGGTGAGCTCCAAGATCGGCGTGCTCGAGGCCCTGCTCGACAAGTGCGACAAGATCCTTGTCGGCGGCGGCATGATCTTCACCTTCTACAAGGCCCGCGGCCTGGCCGTCGGCAAGAGCCTGGTGGAAGAGGACAAGCTGGAGCTGGCCAAGGAGCTCGAGGCCAAAGCTGCTGCCAAGGGCGTTCAGTTCCTGCTGCCCACCGATGTGGTGCTGGCCGACAACTTCGCCCCCGACGCCAACAGCCAGATCGCCAAGGTGGATGCGATCCCCGACGGCTGGATGGGCCTGGATATCGGTCCTGATTCCGTGAAGGTGTTCCAGGACGCCCTGGCCGACTGCAAGACCGTGATCTGGAACGGCCCCATGGGCGTGTTCGAGTTCGACGCCTTCGCCGCCGGCACCAACGCCATCGCCACCACCCTGGCCGACCTGAGCGGCAAGGGCTGCTGCACGATCATCGGCGGTGGCGACTCCGTGGCAGCTGTGGAGAAGGCTGGCCTCGCCGACAAGATGTCGCACATCTCCACCGGCGGCGGCGCCAGCCTCGAACTGCTGGAAGGCAAGGTGCTGCCCGGTGTGGCCGCCCTCGACGAAGCCTGA
- a CDS encoding HAMP domain-containing sensor histidine kinase, giving the protein MASPAAAKYALVGAGVSALSLALLQTLLAQRLERAQIIQLGPEVAFNLRLGELALDRLPPAALSRLSGLPLRVGANPPLSRDGRLQRQARQLQQELCRQITPCPPVLPAAGERPGVWVELLSPLEPVWLFTPLDASRRGAPDPLLLGLALLAGSISSSLLYLWWEVQRPLQQLEQALAQVGNSESPAAPLPAAGSGAVRRLTARFKAMVQRLATNDRERSTMLAGIAHDLKSPLTRLRLRLAGHAEQQRAEADLDALERITAQFLLFAGGGDPEPAVELPLDQWLAELSAPIEPDQLSLDLEPLQANVQPTALGRAVGNLIDNALSHGRPPLRLVLRRDGEDGFRIEVWDHGAGISAEAWPQALQPFLRLDRARGGSGHCGLGLAIAARVAASHGGQLHCERSENGFAVVLQGRSVASGHSCVAGGRT; this is encoded by the coding sequence ATGGCCAGCCCCGCAGCCGCTAAATACGCGCTGGTGGGGGCCGGTGTCTCGGCCCTCAGCCTGGCGCTCCTGCAGACGCTGTTGGCCCAGCGATTGGAGCGGGCCCAGATCATCCAGCTCGGCCCCGAGGTGGCGTTCAACTTGCGCTTGGGCGAGCTGGCCCTCGATCGCCTGCCCCCGGCAGCGCTCTCGCGCTTGAGCGGTTTGCCGTTACGGGTGGGGGCGAATCCGCCCCTGAGTCGCGATGGCCGCTTGCAGCGCCAGGCTCGCCAGCTGCAGCAGGAGCTGTGCCGGCAGATCACCCCTTGCCCGCCGGTGTTGCCGGCGGCGGGTGAACGCCCTGGGGTGTGGGTGGAGTTGCTCTCTCCGCTCGAGCCGGTGTGGCTGTTCACACCCCTGGATGCTTCGCGTCGCGGTGCCCCCGATCCGCTCCTGTTGGGCCTGGCCTTGCTGGCGGGCAGCATTTCCAGCTCGCTGCTTTACCTCTGGTGGGAGGTGCAGCGGCCGCTGCAACAGCTCGAGCAGGCCCTGGCGCAGGTGGGCAACAGCGAGTCGCCGGCCGCACCCCTGCCGGCAGCGGGCAGCGGTGCGGTGCGGCGGCTCACGGCCCGCTTCAAGGCGATGGTGCAGCGGCTGGCCACCAATGACCGCGAGCGCTCCACCATGCTCGCCGGCATTGCCCACGATCTCAAAAGCCCGCTCACCCGGCTGCGGTTGCGGCTGGCTGGTCACGCCGAGCAGCAGCGGGCCGAGGCCGATCTCGATGCGCTGGAGCGGATCACTGCGCAGTTTTTGTTGTTTGCCGGTGGCGGTGATCCGGAGCCTGCCGTGGAGTTACCGCTTGATCAATGGCTGGCAGAACTCAGTGCACCGATTGAGCCGGATCAGCTCAGCCTCGATCTCGAGCCACTGCAGGCCAACGTGCAGCCCACCGCCCTGGGCCGCGCCGTTGGCAACCTGATCGACAACGCTTTGAGCCATGGCCGGCCGCCACTGCGACTGGTGCTGAGGCGCGATGGCGAGGACGGATTTCGCATCGAGGTGTGGGACCACGGCGCGGGCATCAGCGCCGAGGCTTGGCCCCAGGCTCTGCAGCCCTTCCTGCGGCTCGACCGCGCCCGCGGCGGCAGCGGCCATTGCGGGCTGGGCCTGGCGATTGCGGCGCGGGTGGCGGCCAGCCATGGGGGGCAGCTGCACTGCGAGCGCAGCGAGAACGGCTTTGCGGTGGTGCTGCAGGGCCGCTCAGTTGCATCTGGTCACAGCTGTGTCGCCGGCGGACGCACCTGA
- a CDS encoding response regulator, whose protein sequence is MAVASRSASARIWVVDDDPEQRRLLGTYLTDQGYDVRCLSSGEQLMARLDGQRPDLVVLDVMLPGDDGLTLLRRLRDGGDDLPVVMLTARGDGVDRIIGLEQGADDYLGKPFLPRELTARIEAVLRRRVALPAGTPLAEGQLVEFGENRLDLAARSLERGGVPVVITSGEFSLLSAFVQHPHRPLSRERLIELARGPGSDTDSRSMDVQVSRVRKLVEPDPARPRYLQTVWGYGYVFVPDGQPRSR, encoded by the coding sequence ATGGCAGTGGCGTCGCGTTCGGCTTCAGCGCGGATCTGGGTGGTGGATGACGACCCCGAGCAGCGCCGGCTGCTCGGCACCTACCTCACCGATCAGGGCTACGACGTGCGCTGCCTGAGCAGCGGCGAGCAGCTGATGGCTCGGCTCGATGGCCAGCGACCCGATCTGGTGGTGCTCGATGTGATGCTCCCCGGCGACGACGGCCTCACCCTGCTGCGCCGTTTGCGCGATGGCGGCGACGATCTGCCCGTGGTGATGCTCACCGCCCGCGGTGACGGGGTGGATCGGATCATCGGCCTCGAGCAGGGCGCCGACGACTACCTCGGCAAACCTTTTCTGCCGCGCGAACTCACCGCCCGCATCGAAGCGGTGCTGCGGCGCCGCGTGGCCCTGCCCGCCGGCACGCCCCTGGCGGAGGGGCAGCTGGTGGAGTTCGGCGAGAACCGTCTCGATCTGGCGGCCCGCAGCCTCGAGCGCGGCGGTGTGCCGGTGGTGATCACCAGCGGTGAATTCAGCTTGCTCTCAGCCTTTGTGCAGCACCCCCATCGGCCCCTGTCGCGGGAGCGGTTGATCGAGCTGGCCCGCGGCCCCGGTTCCGACACCGACAGCCGCAGCATGGATGTGCAGGTGTCCCGGGTGCGCAAATTGGTGGAGCCCGATCCCGCCCGCCCCCGCTACCTGCAAACGGTGTGGGGCTATGGCTACGTGTTTGTGCCCGATGGCCAGCCCCGCAGCCGCTAA
- a CDS encoding EF-hand domain-containing protein, whose product MRRTLHGWGALSLAICLAAGAGALAQTPAEQQSYQQRMRLLFERLDRNNDQRLQRQEVQGQPYLERHFERLDRRQRGYLGPEDLSPSSASRGERAVRFFQQADRNADGVIDRREAEAFAWLRRHFGQADRNGDGRVDPAELQGLAERRRASSPNPSP is encoded by the coding sequence ATGCGCCGAACGCTGCATGGATGGGGAGCCCTGAGCCTGGCGATCTGCCTGGCCGCGGGCGCTGGCGCCCTGGCGCAGACCCCCGCCGAACAGCAGAGCTACCAGCAGCGCATGCGGCTGCTGTTTGAACGGCTCGACCGCAACAACGACCAGCGCCTGCAGCGCCAGGAAGTGCAGGGCCAGCCCTATCTCGAGCGCCACTTCGAGCGCCTCGACCGCCGCCAGCGTGGCTATCTGGGCCCTGAAGACCTCTCGCCCAGCAGCGCCTCACGCGGTGAACGGGCGGTGCGCTTCTTTCAGCAGGCCGACCGCAACGCCGATGGCGTGATCGATCGGCGTGAAGCGGAGGCGTTCGCATGGCTGAGGCGCCATTTCGGCCAAGCGGATCGCAACGGCGATGGTCGCGTGGATCCAGCGGAACTTCAGGGCCTGGCCGAACGGCGGCGCGCCTCATCCCCCAACCCATCCCCATGA